The DNA window GTCACTAACCATGGATCAAGGTCATCATAATCAGGAAGGAGAGACAAAATTAAACACTAAAAtaatcacccaaaaaaaatcacCCACTGACTTGTACGATCACAACTCGTAGGGTCAACACCGACGGAGGCTCTCTTCTAATGGCCACCAGTCATCAGGACCTAATACAGTTTATATCGACACAAAATCGATTCAAATTCACTAAGCCAAAATGATGATGATTAAGGAGAAACAACTCGAAAATTTACCTTAATCACGAAAACTCACCACATTATCATGACCTGCAGCCGCCTgaccatcatcatcatcaagaTTACTCCCTCGGATTGGATTCAACACTTGATCAACCTCCCGGAAAGATACAGTCAGACTGCTCAATTTTTCATCAATAGCATCAAGCTGGTTAAGAATAGACGGTGACGGGAGATCACCATTGACGACCCCGGAACACTTATCAAATATATCTTTCTTACTTTGGAAAGAATCCTTCACGGCGTTGTAGAATTCCATATTTTCTTCGATCTTTGCAACTACTCCGTCCACATAATCCACAGCCTTGCTCATGCTGTCCAGTTTTTGCTGCGTTGTACAGAGGTAGTTCATCTTATCAAAATTTTGCATGACATCTTGGGCGGTCTGCGACAGAACCTGAATTTCAGCACTGACTTGATCCATTAGCGGGATAAATGCTGGCAGCTCGACATGAACGGCATTGCGGAAATGTTGCTCGGCAGCCCTGAAGCCATCAAGCATCTCTTCCAGAAGTAATCGGCATTCCGACATGGCTACTCCGATGGCCATTGACGGAGTTGACAtctcagatttttcttttttccttttgtaaattCTCACAAGAAGCCTAGAATTGATGATACTACTAAGTGCTAACTGGAATAGACTCCTCCTAATGGTAGACTCCTCAAGTTAAATAGCGTACAGCCCATGGAATCCATTTTCTTGATAACTTTTACATTACCCAAACATGTTTGTATGGATGgatgattatttgccaaaatttatttgcttacgtCATCGTTACAATTTCCAACACGcttttttatcttctcaattacctttttatctcacatacatcacatcacaaaaagtgctacagtaaaaatatctcaaataatttacaatccaaacagatgATAATCTAATATTCTTCACACTCATAATTTATCTATAAAATGAGAATTTCAAGTTTTCGCTCTAAAttctaaattaaaaaataaattgcaAATTTTGACATATATTTGATTATGCTCTTGCAAACAAACTAGATAGGGATTTGTTTCTCAAAATTCAACCACGACTTAATAGAGTGGCAATGGATGCTTCAGAAAGTATATAATAATTCCCTTCCTTTCCCCGACTCAAATGCCAATGATAATGTGGTTTTCCTCGCGGAGAAAACTGCAACTTGGGCCTCTTTTTTCTATCTGTTACATACACGATACAGGGTAGATCCCATGAATTCTAATTGACCTTGCATCAATTACATGTAACATAATGCAATATCGAGTCGCTCTGAACTACCCGTTTTTCTCCTGGATTCATCACCAGTACAATAAACAATACTACACAAAAATGCGTATGAATAACCTATAGCAAAATACACGGCATTAGGCATTACGAAAACACTCTTTCCGTTTGATGATTTGGTAAAAACCAAAGTAGCATTTTATGTGATCAACGAATTGCTTAACACACCTTGCAAGTTCCAAGAAAGCGTGAATCATTCGgaagtttattttattttccaaaATGTAATGCTGTCAAGAAAATTAAAATGTAAACCACAGTGAAGAGTGTTGCGAGAACAATTAAGGATTCATGCACACAATCAACCCTTGTCGACTCGTGCAGCCAATTTCAGAGAATTTTCTTGTttaaagggggaaaaaaataatTGATGACTAGGCCATGAAGGACAACTGAAAAGCTAGTGAAACCTTTTCCTACAGTTTCGCAGGTATCAGAAAAGGCCATTTGAAGGACCAACTGGAACATCATCACCCATGCATTTACAGCCTCGGTGCCACAAGTTTTGTTTGAAAACTAACCAAATGCAAGGTTATAGATGATGCCCTCCTacctgctacaagtttttttcCCATTATACATCCTTGCTATTCTGAGCATCTGCTCAGTTCGTATTCCAACAACTTGCAACCGGCGTCACATGAAGTTATGATTGAGGAGACAATTCTCCTCTGTAAGTCTTTGAAATCCATTGCAAGCTTTACATCCCAACTGCAACTGTCCCTGAGAAGTGGTGAGACCTTCAGAAatttgaaatgca is part of the Coffea eugenioides isolate CCC68of chromosome 6, Ceug_1.0, whole genome shotgun sequence genome and encodes:
- the LOC113776359 gene encoding uncharacterized protein LOC113776359 encodes the protein MSTPSMAIGVAMSECRLLLEEMLDGFRAAEQHFRNAVHVELPAFIPLMDQVSAEIQVLSQTAQDVMQNFDKMNYLCTTQQKLDSMSKAVDYVDGVVAKIEENMEFYNAVKDSFQSKKDIFDKCSGVVNGDLPSPSILNQLDAIDEKLSSLTVSFREVDQVLNPIRGSNLDDDDGQAAAGHDNVVLMTGGH